One part of the Paraglaciecola sp. L3A3 genome encodes these proteins:
- the tnpB gene encoding IS66 family insertion sequence element accessory protein TnpB (TnpB, as the term is used for proteins encoded by IS66 family insertion elements, is considered an accessory protein, since TnpC, encoded by a neighboring gene, is a DDE family transposase.) produces MKMFVEPDDIYLHLSPIDFRKSINGLLVMVENELKMNAFTGALFLFCNKKRDKLKCLYWDKTGFALWYKRLEKHKFKWPNDMELSHMHLSEQQLHWLLSGFDVMGHQPLQYRASGL; encoded by the coding sequence ATGAAAATGTTCGTTGAGCCAGATGACATATATTTACACTTATCGCCCATCGATTTTCGTAAATCCATCAATGGTTTATTGGTGATGGTAGAAAATGAGTTGAAGATGAATGCGTTTACCGGTGCGTTGTTTCTGTTTTGTAACAAGAAGCGAGATAAATTGAAGTGTTTGTACTGGGATAAAACCGGCTTTGCATTATGGTACAAACGCTTGGAGAAACATAAGTTCAAGTGGCCTAACGATATGGAACTGAGCCATATGCATTTAAGCGAACAGCAACTTCACTGGCTATTATCTGGCTTTGATGTGATGGGTCATCAGCCATTGCAATACCGTGCCTCTGGCTTATAA
- a CDS encoding IS66 family transposase has translation MPIDITSLPDDPAALKKLLSEVVARNQFLEEQFRLAQQKQFGASSEGYPGQGELFNEAEELVEQSEVEPEQENISYARNKPKRKPLPNNLPREVVVHDIADEDKVCACCHGELHKISEDKSEKLEFIPAQVKVIEHIRPKYSCRACEKDGISNHIKQALVPNSVIPKGYATPSLLSQIISSKYQYGLPLYRQEAMFKQYGIELSRKTMADWVIKSADILQVLYDKLRQTLLQQSVIQADETTLKVVNEDKATSYMWLYATGADSPEGKLVNADIPNIVLFDYHNSRSGQCAVDFLGAYSGYLQVDGYAGYHKTQATLAGCWAHARRKFVEAKTAQGKKPSGKADWALNHIQKLYRIETSIKDKSIDERYQTRQEKSLPLLKQFEQWLIKSEQQVLPKTKLGEAITYCLNQWEKLTVYRKDGRLSIDNNRAERAIKTFVIGRKNWLFSQTAKGAKASAVLYSIIETAKANGLTPFDYLNHLLEHISQPDYDIENLLPWNTNNN, from the coding sequence ATGCCTATTGATATCACCTCTCTCCCAGATGATCCAGCAGCACTCAAAAAGCTGTTGTCTGAAGTTGTTGCCCGTAACCAGTTCTTAGAAGAGCAGTTCCGCTTGGCTCAACAAAAACAGTTTGGTGCCAGTAGCGAAGGCTATCCTGGTCAAGGTGAATTGTTTAATGAAGCGGAAGAGCTGGTTGAACAATCCGAAGTTGAGCCAGAGCAAGAAAACATCAGCTACGCCCGCAATAAACCTAAGCGTAAACCGTTACCAAACAACTTACCTCGTGAAGTTGTAGTGCACGATATTGCTGATGAAGATAAAGTCTGCGCTTGTTGTCATGGTGAATTACACAAGATAAGCGAAGATAAAAGTGAAAAGTTGGAATTCATCCCAGCCCAAGTCAAAGTGATTGAACATATCCGTCCCAAATATAGCTGCAGGGCCTGTGAAAAAGATGGGATAAGCAATCACATCAAACAAGCCCTGGTACCGAATTCTGTTATCCCTAAAGGCTACGCTACTCCAAGTTTACTGTCCCAAATCATCAGCAGTAAATATCAATATGGTTTGCCACTGTATCGCCAAGAAGCCATGTTCAAACAATACGGGATTGAACTAAGCCGTAAAACCATGGCCGATTGGGTGATAAAAAGTGCTGACATCCTGCAAGTACTGTATGACAAGCTCAGGCAAACCTTATTACAGCAATCTGTTATTCAGGCCGATGAAACCACGTTAAAAGTGGTAAACGAAGACAAAGCGACCAGTTATATGTGGTTATATGCCACAGGCGCCGACTCGCCAGAAGGAAAATTAGTCAATGCAGACATACCCAATATCGTGCTGTTTGATTACCATAACAGCCGAAGTGGCCAATGCGCAGTAGACTTTTTAGGGGCGTACTCAGGCTATCTGCAAGTAGATGGTTATGCGGGTTATCATAAAACCCAAGCCACACTTGCAGGCTGTTGGGCTCATGCGAGACGTAAATTCGTAGAAGCCAAAACTGCGCAAGGCAAGAAGCCAAGCGGCAAAGCCGACTGGGCCCTGAATCACATTCAAAAGCTGTATCGAATTGAAACCAGTATAAAAGACAAGTCTATTGATGAACGCTACCAAACACGGCAAGAAAAAAGCCTACCGTTACTTAAGCAATTTGAACAATGGCTGATAAAGTCAGAACAACAAGTACTGCCCAAAACTAAACTGGGCGAAGCAATTACCTACTGCTTAAATCAATGGGAAAAATTAACCGTTTACCGCAAAGATGGCAGATTAAGCATCGATAACAACCGTGCTGAGCGAGCCATAAAGACCTTCGTGATAGGCAGAAAAAACTGGTTGTTTAGTCAAACAGCCAAGGGCGCAAAGGCCAGCGCAGTTCTCTACTCAATTATCGAAACTGCCAAAGCCAACGGCCTCACGCCCTTCGATTACCTAAATCATCTGTTAGAGCATATCAGCCAACCGGATTACGACATCGAAAACCTATTACCATGGAATACCAATAACAACTAG
- a CDS encoding IS630 family transposase (programmed frameshift), translated as MHSLKNIDFSTLIAKEKNARMRVRLMALSHIQQGVNRTQAARYLHVSRRMVNEWVKRFNQDGLDGLKEKPRSGRPCALSAEQLQTLKIYIESHAIKPDGGRLKGTLIIDYVKQEFGITYGLTNIYRLLHQLGFSWITSRSKHPKQSQEAQDEFKKLQIETIKLIPGHVTLDKVDIWFQYEARIGQQNTTTRLWANKGSRPRAVKQQQFEYAHLFGAVCPATGETEALITPVVNKDIMRQHLQLISNRTQLDRYAVVIMDGAGWHTDDIAHDLDNVSIIKLPPYSPELNPIEQVWQWLRQNELANQCFDSYEDIVIQCSRAWNNFISDKEKVIKLCARNWAQVGN; from the exons ATGCATAGCTTAAAAAATATCGATTTTTCGACACTCATAGCGAAGGAAAAAAATGCTCGGATGCGAGTCAGATTAATGGCCCTTTCACATATTCAACAAGGCGTTAATCGCACGCAAGCGGCTCGGTATCTGCACGTCAGCCGTAGAATGGTGAATGAGTGGGTGAAGCGCTTCAACCAAGATGGTTTGGACGGATTAAAGGAAAAGCCGCGCTCTGGTCGGCCTTGTGCTTTATCAGCTGAGCAACTGCAGACGTTGAAAATTTACATTGAGTCTCATGCCATAAAACCTGATGGTGGAAGGCTCAAAGGCACACTCATCATTGACTATGTGAAGCAAGAATTTGGTATTACCTATGGCCTGACTAACATATATCGTCTACTGCATCAGCTAGGGTTTTCTTGGATAACCAGTCGCTCTAAGCACCCTAAGCAGTCCCAAGAAGCTCAAGACGAGTTT AAAAAACTGCAGATTGAAACGATCAAATTGATCCCAGGCCATGTCACACTGGATAAAGTCGATATTTGGTTTCAATATGAGGCTAGAATAGGTCAACAGAACACCACTACACGTTTATGGGCAAACAAAGGTAGTCGCCCTAGAGCGGTCAAGCAACAACAGTTTGAGTATGCGCATTTATTTGGGGCTGTATGCCCAGCGACAGGTGAAACAGAAGCCTTGATAACCCCTGTGGTGAACAAAGACATTATGAGACAACATTTACAATTAATATCAAATCGCACACAACTGGATCGCTATGCAGTAGTGATTATGGATGGTGCGGGTTGGCATACAGACGATATTGCGCATGACCTAGATAACGTGAGTATCATCAAGCTTCCGCCCTATTCTCCAGAGCTAAACCCAATCGAGCAGGTATGGCAATGGCTTAGGCAAAATGAGTTGGCCAATCAATGCTTTGATAGCTATGAGGATATTGTCATACAATGCAGTCGGGCATGGAATAACTTTATCAGCGATAAAGAAAAGGTTATCAAATTGTGCGCCAGAAATTGGGCACAGGTGGGAAATTAA